A genomic segment from Pseudomonadota bacterium encodes:
- a CDS encoding phosphoglycerate kinase, with product MDLSKIKKLGDLEAGGKRVLVRVDFNVPLKDGVITDDTRIRAALPTIENLIGRGARVVLMSHLGRPKGKPEAKYSLEPVAARVAELLAAGEIALSDSCVGDGARRVVLDLRDGGVAMLENLRFHAGEEKNDDKLAKELAALGDVYVNDAFGTAHRAHASTAGVPSILRDKAAGFLMEKEVSALGRLLGDVDRPYVAVLGGAKVSDKIGIIENLLGRVNALVIGGAMANTFLAATGGALGTSLVETDKLPLARDLLARAEAKGVKILLPTDAVVAAGPDATLTSVVPSNAVPAGTAAFDIGPASRAKFREVIGRAGTILWNGPMGMFEKPQFAEGTTAMAKAIAGSSAFSVVGGGDSVAAVMQSGLEKGFDHISTGGGASLEMLEGKILPGIAALL from the coding sequence ATGGACCTGTCGAAGATCAAGAAGCTCGGCGACCTCGAGGCCGGCGGCAAGCGCGTCCTCGTCCGGGTGGACTTCAACGTCCCGCTCAAGGACGGCGTCATCACGGACGACACGCGGATCCGCGCGGCGCTGCCGACGATCGAGAACCTGATCGGGCGCGGCGCCCGCGTCGTGCTCATGAGCCACCTCGGCCGCCCCAAGGGCAAGCCCGAGGCCAAGTACAGCCTCGAGCCGGTCGCCGCCCGCGTGGCGGAGCTCCTGGCCGCCGGCGAGATCGCCCTGTCGGACTCCTGCGTCGGCGACGGCGCGCGCCGCGTCGTCCTCGATCTGCGCGACGGCGGGGTCGCGATGCTCGAGAACCTGCGGTTTCACGCGGGCGAGGAGAAGAACGACGACAAGCTCGCGAAGGAGCTCGCCGCGCTCGGGGACGTCTACGTCAACGACGCGTTCGGGACCGCGCACCGGGCGCACGCCTCGACGGCGGGGGTGCCGTCCATCCTGCGCGACAAGGCCGCGGGCTTCCTGATGGAGAAGGAAGTGTCCGCGCTCGGCAGGCTGCTCGGAGACGTCGACAGACCCTACGTCGCGGTGCTCGGCGGCGCCAAGGTCTCGGACAAGATCGGCATCATCGAGAACCTCCTGGGCCGCGTCAACGCCCTCGTCATCGGCGGCGCGATGGCCAACACCTTCCTCGCGGCGACCGGCGGCGCGCTCGGGACATCGCTCGTCGAGACCGACAAGCTCCCGCTCGCCCGCGACCTCCTCGCCCGCGCCGAGGCGAAGGGCGTGAAGATCCTCCTGCCGACGGACGCGGTCGTGGCCGCGGGTCCGGACGCGACCCTGACCTCGGTGGTCCCGTCGAACGCGGTGCCGGCGGGGACGGCGGCGTTCGACATCGGCCCGGCGAGCCGCGCGAAGTTCCGCGAGGTGATAGGCCGCGCCGGCACCATCCTGTGGAACGGCCCGATGGGGATGTTCGAGAAGCCGCAGTTCGCGGAGGGCACGACGGCGATGGCCAAGGCGATCGCCGGCTCGTCGGCTTTCTCGGTGGTCGGCGGCGGCGACTCGGTCGCGGCGGTCATGCAGTCCGGCCTCGAGAAGGGGTTCGATCACATCTCCACCGGCGGCGGCGCCTCGCTCGAGATGCTCGAGGGCAAGATCCTCCCGGGCATCGCCGCGCTTCTGTAG
- the tpiA gene encoding triose-phosphate isomerase: MRRQYIAGNWKMNNTVAESEALARAVAAGVGAGAKADVAVIPPFLSVPAVVAALRGTAVKVGAQDVYFEKQGAFTGEISAGMLADAGCAFALVGHSERRHVIGETDAIVRRKLDALLAAGLEAILCVGEKLDEREAGKTEDRLKVQIRAGLGGLDGALLRRVTVAYEPVWAIGTGKTATTAQAEDAHRFIRSLVAELAGKEAAEALRIQYGGSVKPDNAAELLAQPDVDGALVGGAALKAEPFLGIVAGAR; this comes from the coding sequence ATGCGCAGACAATACATCGCCGGCAACTGGAAGATGAACAACACCGTCGCGGAGTCGGAGGCGCTCGCGCGCGCCGTCGCCGCCGGGGTCGGCGCGGGCGCCAAGGCCGACGTGGCCGTGATCCCCCCCTTCCTCTCCGTCCCCGCCGTGGTCGCGGCGTTGCGCGGGACCGCTGTCAAGGTCGGCGCTCAGGACGTCTACTTCGAGAAGCAGGGCGCCTTCACGGGCGAGATCTCCGCGGGCATGCTCGCGGACGCGGGCTGCGCCTTCGCGCTCGTCGGCCACTCGGAGCGGCGCCACGTGATAGGCGAGACCGACGCGATCGTCCGCCGCAAGCTCGACGCCCTGCTCGCCGCGGGGCTCGAGGCGATCCTCTGCGTCGGGGAGAAGCTCGACGAGCGCGAGGCCGGCAAGACCGAGGACCGCCTGAAGGTGCAGATCCGCGCCGGGCTCGGCGGCCTCGACGGCGCCCTCCTCCGCCGCGTGACGGTCGCCTACGAGCCGGTCTGGGCGATCGGCACCGGAAAGACCGCCACGACCGCCCAGGCGGAGGACGCCCACAGGTTCATCCGGAGCCTCGTCGCCGAGCTCGCGGGCAAGGAGGCAGCCGAGGCGCTGCGCATCCAGTACGGCGGCAGCGTCAAGCCCGACAACGCGGCCGAGCTGCTCGCGCAGCCCGACGTCGACGGCGCCCTCGTGGGGGGCGCGGCCCTGAAGGCGGAGCCGTTCCTCGGGATCGTCGCCGGCGCGCGCTGA